From a single Peromyscus maniculatus bairdii isolate BWxNUB_F1_BW_parent chromosome 4, HU_Pman_BW_mat_3.1, whole genome shotgun sequence genomic region:
- the Hspa12b gene encoding heat shock 70 kDa protein 12B: MLTVPEMGLQGLYISSSPDRSPVPSPPGSPRTQESCGIAPLTPSHSPKPEARAPQQASFSVVVAIDFGTTSSGYAFSFASDPEAIHMMRKWEGGDPGVAHQKTPTCLLLTPEGVFHSFGYTARDYYHDLDPEEARDWLYFEKFKMKIHSATDLTLKTQLEAVNGKKMLALEVFAHALRFFKEHALQELREQSPCVLEKDTVRWVLTVPAIWKQPAKQFMREAAYLAGLVSREDAEKLLIALEPEAASVYCRKLRLHQLMDLSSRTAGGGRLGERRSIDSSFRHAREQLRRSRHSRTFLVESGVGELWAEMQEGDRYMVADCGGGTVDLTVHQLEQPHGTLKELYKASGGPYGAVGVDLAFEQLLCRIFGEDFIAKFKRQRPAAWVDLTIAFEARKRTAGPHRAGALNISLPFSFIDFYRKQRGHNVETALRRSSVNFVKWSSQGMLRMSCEAMNELFQPTVSGIIQHIEVLLARPEVQGVKLLFLVGGFAESAVLQHAVQTALGTRGLRVVVPHDVGLTILKGAVLFGQAPGVVRVRRSPLTYGVGVLNRFVPGHHPPEKLLVRDGRRWCTDVFERFVAAEQSVALGEEVRRSYCPARPGQRRVLINLYCCAAEDARFITDPGVRKCGALSLELEPDGGPENTGTPPNRREIRAAMQFGDTEIKVTAVDVSTNRSVRAAIDFLSN, encoded by the exons ATGCTGACTGTCCCGGAAATGGGCCTGCAAGGGCTGTATATCA GCTCTAGCCCAGACAGATCCCCAGTGCCCAGCCCACCCGGCTCCCCGAGGACCCAGGAAAGCTGTGGTATTGCCCCGCTCACACCTTCACACTCTCCA aagccagaggctcgTGCTCCACAGCAGGCCTCCTTCTCTGTGGTGGTAGCCATCGACTTTGGGACCACATCCAGCGGTTATGCCTTCAGCTTTGCTAGTGACCCTGAAGCCATCCACATGATGAG GAAATGGGAGGGAGGGGACCCAGGCGTGGCCCACCAGAAGACCCCTACTTGTCTGCTGCTGACCCCAGAGGGCGTCTTTCACAGTTTTGGCTACACCGCCCGTGACTACTACCACGACCTAGACCCCGAGGAGGCTCGGGACTGGCTCTACTTTGAGAAGTTTAAGATGAAGATCCACAGCGCCACT GATCTCACCCTGAAGACCCAGCTGGAGGCGGTGAACGGGAAGAAGATGCTGGCCCTGGAGGTGTTCGCCCATGCCCTCCGCTTCTTCAAGGAGCACGCCCTCCAG GAGCTGAGAGAGCAGAGCCCGTGTGTGCTAGAGAAGGATACCGTGCGCTGGGTGCTGACAGTGCCCGCCATCTGGAAACAGCCAGCTAAGCAGTTCATGAGAGAGGCTGCCTACCTG gctggcctggtgtcTCGAGAGGATGCAGAAAAACTGCTCATCGCCCTGGAGCCCGAGGCTGCCTCTGTCTACTGTCGCAAACTTCGCCTGCACCAGCTCATGGACCTGAGCAGCCGGACTGCGGGTGGTGGGCGCCTGGGTGAGCGCCGTTCTATCGACTCCAGCTTCCGACATG cccGGGAGCAGCTGCGCAGGTCTCGCCACAGCCGAACGTTCCTGGTGGAGTCTGGCGTGGGAGAACTGTGGGCAGAGATGCAAGAAG GAGACCGCTACATGGTGGCAGACTGTGGGGGCGGCACTGTGGACCTGACCGTACACCAGCTGGAGCAGCCTCATGGCACCCTCAAGGAGCTCTACAAGGCTTCCG GCGGCCCTTACGGCGCAGTCGGGGTGGACCTCGCCTTTGAGCAGCTGCTCTGCCGCATATTCGGAGAGGACTTCATCGCCAAATTCAAAAGGCAACGGCCAGCGGCTTGGGTGGATCTAACCATTGCCTTCGAGGCCCGCAAACGCACGGCAGGCCCGCACCGCGCAGGGGCGCTCAACATTTCGCTTCCCTTCTCTTTCATTGATTTCTACCGCAAACAACGAGGCCACAACGTGGAGACCGCCCTGCGCAGGAGCAG TGTGAACTTCGTGAAGTGGTCCTCACAGGGGATGCTCCGGATGTCCTGTGAGGCTATGAATGAGCTGTTTCAGCCCACAGTCAGTGGGATCATCCAGCACATAG aGGTGTTGCTGGCTAGGCCTGAGGTGCAGGGCGTGAAGCTGCTGTTCCTGGTGGGCGGCTTCGCCGAGTCGGCCGTGCTGCAGCATGCGGTGCAGACGGCGCTGGGCACCCGCGGCCTGCGCGTTGTGGTCCCGCACGACGTGGGCCTCACCATCCTCAAGGGAGCCGTGCTCTTTGGCCAGGCACCCGGTGTGGTGCGGGTACGCCGCTCCCCTCTCACTTACGGCGTGGGTGTGCTCAACCGTTTCGTGCCTGGCCACCACCCACCCGAGAAATTGCTGGTTCGGGATGGGCGCCGCTGGTGCACTGATGTCTTCGAGCGCTTCGTGGCCGCCGAGCAGTCGGTGGCCCTGGGAGAGGAGGTGCGGCGCAGCTACTGTCCCGCGCGCCCGGGCCAGCGGCGCGTGCTCATCAATCTGTACTGCTGTGCCGCGGAGGACGCACGCTTCATCACCGACCCTGGTGTGCGCAAGTGCGGCGCACTCAGCCTGGAGCTGGAGCCGGACGGCGGCCCGGAAAACACAGGCACGCCCCCCAACCGCCGTGAGATCCGCGCTGCCATGCAGTTTGGCGATACCGAGATTAAGGTCACTGCTGTGGATGTCAGTACCAACCGTTCTGTACGGGCGGCCATCGACTTTCTTTCCAACTGA